Genomic DNA from Ensifer adhaerens:
TCTCCGGTGGCGCCTGGGCCTCCTCGTTCTGCCGGCAGCTCGGCATCCGCTTCCCGCAGGCCTCCATTCGGTCCTCCATCGTCGCCGTCTCAGGCGCCGCCGGCATTCCGCCGGCGCTGCACACGAAGGATATTTCGGTCACCAGCCGCAGCAACGGCGATTTCACGCTCGCCATCAGCGGCAACGCCCGCGTCGATCTCACGCCCCAGCAGTTGCGGTTCCTGCCGCAATTCCTGCCCATGTTCCTCAAGCGCTGGCGATTGCTTTCCCCCGGCGGGTTCGAAGGTATGAAGAGCGGGCACGAGACCGTGTCCCGCTGGCGGCTCGACCGGCCGACGCCGATGGAACACATGCGCATTCTCGATCCGAAGCCGGATCAGGGCACGCTCCGTCTCATTCACGGTCGGGCGCTGGAGCTTTTGCCGGCGCTGAAGACAACGAAGATCACCGGCACCTGGGCCGGCTATATCGACTCGACGCCGGACGGCGTGCCCGGTATCGGCGAAATCGAGAGCCTGCCGGGCTTTATCCTGGCCGCCGGCTTCTCCGGTCACGGCTTCGGCATCGGGCCAGGTGCCGGCCACCTGATTGCGGATATTGCGTCAGGCGCCGAGCCCATCGTCGATCCGAAGCCCTACCACCCCTCGCGCTTCGCGAGTTCGGTCTGGGGCAAGGTCTCCGATTTCTGACGGCCGCAGAGTTTCCGCGAAGATCGACGCCATAATCCGGGCTGCGGCGAAGCACCGCTAGACGGTGCAGCGGCGTGGCGCGGACAGCCGGATGAACGCGCTGGACGAATTTCCCCCAAGGTTGCGGTCTCCTGCCGGGGTGGGCTTCAGCGAGAAGCCCTTCGGGGTGCTTCAGGTTCACGCTTTTCAGAGTGGAAACTCGGTGCGTTGAGCTTCTTGCCGGCGAAGTCGGACTTCAATAGTCTTCAGGCAATGCTTGAAGCCCGGCGGAAGAGACGATGGCGGAGGAGACCAACAAGACGGCCAATCTGGCGATGTTCGTGTCCGGCATCGGGCGACAATCCGCGAGTCTGGCCGGCGCGCTGCAGCATGTGGCGGACAAGCCGGAAGTGCTGGTGATCTCTGACCATTGGCCGCAGGTGAAGCTTCAGCGCGGGCGCGGTGCCAAGCGGGTCGACATGCTGCGTCTCATGTCGTTCCGCGACGCCGGTTTTCTCGAAACACCGATCTCCTTCAAGACCATCCTGCAGCGCGTGACGGCCTGGGTCGAGTCCGTGGAGCGGCGCGAGCATTCGGTGCTGGTCGTTGACATGAGCTGGACGCTCGCCACCAACTCGGCAGCGGCCAATTTCGAGACCTGGACGGAGATTGCCGAGCGGCTGGCCGATATGATCGGCTGTCCGCTGATCTCGCTCTACAATCGCAATCTGATGATCGACGAGCAGCTCCTCACCGCTCTGCGCGGCCACCCGCAAATCCTCACCGAAGCCGGGTTGCATGACAATCCGCACTGGCTGCCGGCGAAGCTTCTGACGCGGGGGACGCTGCGCCAGCAGGTCGATCACTGGCTGAACGCGCTGTCGCCCGATCTTGCTCCGCCCTCGGAGGAGAGCGAAATCCACGCCGCCGAAGGCGCTGACCCCATGTGGCTCTTGCGCAAGACGGCGGAAGAGCCGGCATTTGCCGGATTCGAGGCCCGCGACCGCTGGAAGATCCGCTGTTTCGGGCGGCTGCGCATCTATCGCAACGACGGATCGCAGATCATCTGGGACACGCCGGGCGGCGCGACGCGCAAGACCAAGACGCTCTTTGCCTATCTTCTCCAGAAAGGTGGCGAAGGGGCCAGCGCCGACGAATTGACCGACCTGCTCTGGCCCGAAGCCGAGACCGTCGAGGCCGGGCGCAACCGGCTCTATCACACGGTGCGTTATCTCAGGACCGCACTCAGCCAGGATGGCGACAAGAAGGGCGCGTCCTATCTCATCCGCGATTCCTCGCGCTATGTGCTCGTGCCGCCGGACAAGAGCTGGCTCGATATTTCCACCTTCGAACAGCTCTGCCGCCAGTCGATTACCCATATGAAGGCCGGGGCGCTCGATGAGGCGATGATCTGTCTCCAGGCCGCCGACCGGCTCTATACCGGCGATCTCTTCGCCGATATCCCACCGGAATATGCCGATGACAACGAGCGCGACTGGTGCTGGTCGAAACGCTACTGGCTGCGCGAAATGTTCTTCAAGGTGCAGCGGAACGCCGCCAGCATCTACCGCCAGCGGCAGGATTATTCGGCAGCGCTCGCCCATTGCCAGAAGGCGCTCAACATCGATCCCGTCTGCGAGATTGCGCACGAAGAAGCGATGCGGGTCTTCGCCGCACAAGGGCGACCCGAGGCCATCGACCGGCAATACAAGCTCTATCTCGGCTCGCTCACCCATTTCGATGACCGGCCAAAGAGTGCGGCGGTCAAGGCGACGTATGATGCGCTGAAGGCCGGAAAGCAGGCCTGAAACCCGACAAATGGCCGGCCTCCCCGGCCTAAAGATAAACCAAAGATGGATGGCTAATGTCATCTTCATCACTTGAGCCTTCGGGGCTCTCTGTCATGGGAGGAAACAATGACAGCGACATCGGCTGCGGCACGTCAGTGCCCGTTTTCGAACGCATCCAGCGAGTTCGATCCGTTCGACATGCAGGACCCTTTCGCATTCTACGAATGGGCGCGCGCCGAACATCCCGTCTTCTATTCCGACGATATCGGCTATCACGTTGTCACCCGCTATGCCGACATCAAGGCCGTGTTCGACAACTGGCAGGTCTTTGCCTCAGACAATGCGCAGGCCCCCGTTCGGCCGATGTGCGCCGAAGGCAAGGAGATCATGCGCCAGGGCGGTTTCACCGCCTATTCCGGCCTCTCGGCGCGGGTTCCGCCGGACCATACCCGTATCCGCAAGATCGCCCAGACCTGCTTTGGCCCGCGCCGCTTCAAGGCCATCGAGCCGCAGATCCGCGAGATCGTGACCAAGGCCATCGATGCCTTCATCGACAACGGCAAGGCCGACTTCTTTTCCGAGTTTGCCTATGACGTGCCGGCGCTGGTCCTCTTCAAGCTGGTCGGCATCCCGGACACCGATGTTCCGAAGGTGAAAAGTTGGGCGCTCAGCCGGGCGCTGCTGACCTGGGCAAACCTCACCGATGAAGAACAGTTGCCGCATGCTCGCAACATGGTGGACTACTGGAACTATTGCCAGGCGCTGGTGAAGGCTCGCTACGAAACGCCGTCGGACGACTTGCCCGGCGACCTCGTTCGCCTGAAGCAGGAAGGCGCCGATATCTCGGATGCCGAGATCGCCGGTCTTCTCTATTCCGTGCTCTTTGCCGGCCATGAGACGACGACCACGCTGATGGCGAATGGGGTGCGCGAGCTTCTGAACCACCGCGAAAACTGGGAGGCGCTGGTCGCCGATCCTTCGCTGATCCCCGGTGCGGTCGAGGAAAGCCTCCGCTTCAGCCCCTCCATCGTCGCCTGGCGGCGGCGCGCGACGCAGGACGCGGAGATCGGCGGCGTGCCGATCCCGGCCAATTCCAACATCCTGCTGATCATGGGTTCCGCCAACCGCGACGACAGCGTGTTCAGCGAGCCGGACCGCTTCGACATCCGCCGGGCGAATGCCCGCAACCACCTGTCCTTCGGCTATGGCATCCATTTCTGCCTCGGCCAGCAACTGGCCAAGCTCGAATTCGGCATTGCGCTGGAAGAACTGACGCGTCGTCTGCCGGACATGCGCCTCAAGGCGGATCAGAGTTTCGACTTCGTCCGCAACATTTCCTTCCGCGTGCCGACGGCTTTGCATGTGGAGTGGCCGGTCGGCTGAGGAGCGACCGGTTACTTTGAAAACAGCATGAACAAGAGGGATGGGCGCCTAAAGCCTGTCTGGGAGAGAGATCAATGACAGCCGCAAACCATAATCACTACATCCTTGCCTTCGATCAGGCTTGCGAAACCGATTTCCCGAAGATGGGCGGTAAATGCGCCAGCCTCGCCCGCATGATCGCGGCCGGCGTCGCGGTGCCGGCCGGCTTTGCGGTGCTGACGGACGCCTATGCGGAATTCCTCGACATTTCGGGTTTGAAGCCCGTGCTTCAAGGCATCATCGACAGTATCGAGATCGGCAATGTCGCCGACGAGGCGATGAAGGCGGCTGCGATCCGCGAGAAGATCTGCTCGACCGCTCTGCCCTCGCATATCGAGGCTGCGATCCGCAGCGCCTATGTCGACATGTCACCCTCGGACGACCTGCCGGTGGCCGTGCGCTCCTCTGCGACCGCCGAAGACCTGCCGGATGCCAGCTTTGCCGGTCAGCAGGACACCTATCTCTGGGTGACAAGCGCTGACGATGTCGTCAAACAGGTCCGCGCCTGCTGGGCAAGCCTCTTCAATGCGCGCGCCATTTCCTATCGCGCCAAGAACAATCTAGGCCAGCTCGAAGTGCTGATGAGCGTGGCAGTCCAGAAGATGGTCAATGCCAAGGCCGCCGGCGTTGCCATGACGCTCGACCCGATCAATGGCGACCGCACCAAGATCGTCATCGACTCCGCATTCGGTCTCGGCGAGCCGGTCGTGTCCGGCGAGATCACCCCCGACAATTTCGTGGTCGAAAAGGTGATGATGCAGGTGACCAAGCGACGCATCGCCGAGAAGGACCATGAACTCGTCGCCGACCGCGCGCTTCGCCGCACTGTGGATCGCGTCATCGAGCCGGAACGCCGGACGCTGCCGTCGCTCAGCGATGGCGAGGTCATCGCGGTTGCCGGGCTTGCCAAGTCGCTGGAGCGCAAGATGGGCTGCCCACAGGACGTGGAATGGGCGATCGACGCCGATCTTCCGGACGGCGCGAACCTCGTGGCGCTGCAAAGCCGCCCGGAAACCGTCTGGAGCCAGAAGAAGGCGCAAGCGCCGGCCAAGACCTACGCGATGGGGATCGAGGGCGTTCTCGGAACGCTGATGTCGCCCCTTTCGGCCAAGAGCTAATCAAAGAGATTGAACGCGGATCAAGGAGGAGAGACCCGTGACAAGCCATATGAAATTCCCGAGCCCGTATGATCTGAAAGCCCCGAAGGGCGCCGAGGGCTGGGAGGAACTTTATCCCTATTACCTTCTGTTCAATGACAAGATCCGCGCCAAGGAGGAAGGCAAGTTCTGGTTCTGCGACAGCCAGCATTGGCCGAGCCCGTTCAAGCCCTTCGACACGATCACGGTGGAATTCGCCGTCAAGTGCCTCGGCCAGTACAACACGCGCCACTATCTCATCCCGCCGGCCAATGGCGTCGATTATCGCATCCATAACGGCTATTGCTACATGTCGCCGCTGGCCGTCGCGCCGGAAAACATCGCAGCCCGCGTGCCGCAATTCATGGACCGCGCTGGCCACTATTTCCAGAACTGGGCCTCGCTGCTCGACAACTGGATGGTCAAGGTCAAGGCGAACATTGCCGACATGGAAGCCATCCATTTCGAGCCGCTTCCGGAGGTGGTTCCGGTCGAATGG
This window encodes:
- a CDS encoding Glycine/D-amino acid oxidase, whose translation is MPAPLTLIDTPSNPPQEADVVVIGGGIVGAFTAYFLTQRGLKTVLLEKGRIGAEQSSRNWGWCRQQNRDARELPIATKSLDLWERFVAETGEDVGFRRCGLLYLSNNEAEIAGWARWRDFAKTVGVTTHMLSAAEAAEKGQATGRSWKGGVFSPTDGIADPSKAAPAVARAMMKLGGTVIQNCAARGVETEGGRLSAVVSERGTIRTKIAILSGGAWASSFCRQLGIRFPQASIRSSIVAVSGAAGIPPALHTKDISVTSRSNGDFTLAISGNARVDLTPQQLRFLPQFLPMFLKRWRLLSPGGFEGMKSGHETVSRWRLDRPTPMEHMRILDPKPDQGTLRLIHGRALELLPALKTTKITGTWAGYIDSTPDGVPGIGEIESLPGFILAAGFSGHGFGIGPGAGHLIADIASGAEPIVDPKPYHPSRFASSVWGKVSDF
- a CDS encoding pyruvate, water dikinase, with translation MTAANHNHYILAFDQACETDFPKMGGKCASLARMIAAGVAVPAGFAVLTDAYAEFLDISGLKPVLQGIIDSIEIGNVADEAMKAAAIREKICSTALPSHIEAAIRSAYVDMSPSDDLPVAVRSSATAEDLPDASFAGQQDTYLWVTSADDVVKQVRACWASLFNARAISYRAKNNLGQLEVLMSVAVQKMVNAKAAGVAMTLDPINGDRTKIVIDSAFGLGEPVVSGEITPDNFVVEKVMMQVTKRRIAEKDHELVADRALRRTVDRVIEPERRTLPSLSDGEVIAVAGLAKSLERKMGCPQDVEWAIDADLPDGANLVALQSRPETVWSQKKAQAPAKTYAMGIEGVLGTLMSPLSAKS
- a CDS encoding transcriptional regulator, which translates into the protein MAEETNKTANLAMFVSGIGRQSASLAGALQHVADKPEVLVISDHWPQVKLQRGRGAKRVDMLRLMSFRDAGFLETPISFKTILQRVTAWVESVERREHSVLVVDMSWTLATNSAAANFETWTEIAERLADMIGCPLISLYNRNLMIDEQLLTALRGHPQILTEAGLHDNPHWLPAKLLTRGTLRQQVDHWLNALSPDLAPPSEESEIHAAEGADPMWLLRKTAEEPAFAGFEARDRWKIRCFGRLRIYRNDGSQIIWDTPGGATRKTKTLFAYLLQKGGEGASADELTDLLWPEAETVEAGRNRLYHTVRYLRTALSQDGDKKGASYLIRDSSRYVLVPPDKSWLDISTFEQLCRQSITHMKAGALDEAMICLQAADRLYTGDLFADIPPEYADDNERDWCWSKRYWLREMFFKVQRNAASIYRQRQDYSAALAHCQKALNIDPVCEIAHEEAMRVFAAQGRPEAIDRQYKLYLGSLTHFDDRPKSAAVKATYDALKAGKQA